A single Anopheles maculipalpis chromosome 3RL, idAnoMacuDA_375_x, whole genome shotgun sequence DNA region contains:
- the LOC126565511 gene encoding uncharacterized protein LOC126565511, translating into MSGGMVGFAFILTVVLVQTVFFPAVMAKFYNVLTYDNCKHMENSAATLSQVKVFGKPNAIELSAILDVTQEIEPPVHLQLSVKRCNLQKEACETYEHISMEDICSKIESNPILHKYMDIFTPPLSCPLKKGRYVAEKSELKLQMLEMFPIENAFWQMEFRFLNKHNQTMQCDFVEIAVTDKQ; encoded by the exons ATGAGTGGTGGAATGGTTGGATTCGCTTTTATATTAACCGTCGTGCTGGTGCAGACCGTGTTCTTCCCTGCAGTGATGGCAAAA TTCTACAACGTTTTAACGTACGACAATTGCAAGCACATGGAAAACTCGGCCGCAACCTTGAGCCAGGTGAAAGTGTTTGGAAAACCGAACGCCATCGAGCTGAGCGCGATATTGGATGTGACGCAAGAGATAGAACCACCCGTCCATCTGCAGCTTTCCGTGAAACGGTGTAACCTTCAAAAGGAAGCCTGCGAAACGTACGAGCACATCTCGATGGAAGACATATGCTCGAAGATCGAAAGCAATCCGATACTGCATAAGTACATGGACATTTTTACACCGCCGCTGAGCTGTCCGTTGAAAAAG GGGCGTTACGTGGCAGAAAAGTCGGAGCTAAAGTTGCAGATGCTTGAAATGTTCCCGATCGAGAACGCTTTCTGGCAGATGGAATTCCGCTTCCTgaacaaacacaaccaaacgATGCAGTGCGATTTTGTTGAAATTGCCGTAACGGACAAGCAGTAA
- the LOC126564415 gene encoding FERM domain-containing protein 5 isoform X1: MFKSRSEGNVVYKCTVRLLEDLDVLECEFQPHHKGSFLLDYVCEQLEITEKDYFGLRFVDSAKQRHWLDLAKTIIKQVKDVDPLVLSFRVKFYPADPLRLTNNGKLMLYQQLKRDLRHGRLYCSAGEAAALGALIVQDELGDYDAETHTGEYVSSLKIALRQSEPLEKKAMELHQKREPGQEPVAVYDEFVGIARSLETYGIDPHPVKDHRGTQLYLGINFSGISTFAAGRRTQHFRWPEVHKINFEGKMFIIHLAYSEDRREVKKHTVGFKCPSGAACRYVWRCSIEQMLFFTLPTSQHASVVSGGGFFSWGTKFRYSGRTERELMSEALQALRQQKLNNTSPSKRKAQSVPATPSSPQGDLAEIRKSRYSSLPRSTMSEPLGGCGDHMASSVYCTDNPLPTLETVSEEARKTNGESNDHLSDYYFRDSFDHSSSESGFTAAANSANAIGDHHHHHRHGASSGAHHSLLHHHHRQAYTTDNIPALAIHSVTNHAASIIQQQNASNSAKNAKKFSLVQAFVPSFVFVVVVLIVSAIYILETDSELFASMRNWPEMICLRYQYYQPLKEFLAKKFGAIF; this comes from the exons ATGTTCAAGAGCCGCAGCGAAGGCAATGTTGTTTACAAGTGTACCGTTCGACTGCTGGAGGATCTCGATGTCCTGGAGTGTGAGTTTCAG CCACACCATAAGGGTAGTTTTCTCCTGGACTACGTCTGCGAGCAGCTGGAAATCACCGAAAAGGATTATTTTGGGCTACGATTTGTCGACTCCGCAAAGCAGAGG CATTGGCTGGATCTGGCAAAAACTATAATCAAACAAGTCAAAG ATGTGGATCCACTCGTGCTTTCATTTCGTGTCAAATTTTATCCGGCCGATCCCCTACGGCTAACCAACAATGGGAAACTGATGCTGTACCAACAGCTGAAGCGCGATCTTCGGCATGGCCGTTTGTACTGTTCTGCTGGCGAGGCGGCGGCCCTAGGAGCGCTTATAGTACAAG ATGAGCTTGGTGATTACGATGCGGAAACACACACCGGTGAGTACGTGTCGTCGCTCAAGATTGCCCTGCGACAGTCGGAGCCGCTGGAAAAGAAAGCCATGGAACTGCATCAGAAGCGCGAACCGGGCCAGGAACCGGTCGCCGTGTACGATGAGTTTGTCGGTATCGCGCGCAGCTTAGAAACGTACGGTATCGATCCACATCCGGTGAAGGATCACCGTGGTACACAGCTTTACCTGGGAATTAACTTTTCCGGCATCAGCACGTTTGCGGCGGGACGTAGAACTCAGCACTTTCGCTGGCCCGAGGTCCACAAGATAAACTTCGAGGGCAAGATGTTCATTATCCATCTAGCGTATTCGGAGGATCGGAGAGAAGTG AAAAAGCACACTGTAGGATTTAAGTGTCCGTCGGGCGCGGCCTGCCGGTACGTGTGGCGATGCTCCATCGAGCAGATGTTGTTCTTTAC TCTTCCAACTAGCCAACACGCCTCCGTTGTTTCCGGGGGTGGATTTTTCTCTTGGGGTACCAAATTTCGCTACTCGGGCCGTACCGAGCGGGAACTGATGTCGGAAGCACTGCAGGCCCTCCGCCAGCAGAAGCTCAACAATACCAGCCCGAGCAAAAGGAAAGCGCAAAGTGTCCCAGCGACGCCCTCGAGTCCTCAGGGTGATTTGGCGGAAATCCGTAAGTCCC GATATAGTAGCCTTCCAAGATCGACCATGTCGGAACCGCTGGGCGGTTGCGGCGATCATATGGCATCGTCCGTGTACTGCACAGACAATCCACTGCCAACGCTAGAGACTGTCTCGGAGGAGGCGCGCAAAACGAACGGTGAGAGTAACGATCACCTGTCCGATTACTACTTCCGCGATTCGTTCGACCACTCGTCGTCCGAGTCGGGCTTTACGGCGGCGGCCAACAGTGCAAACGCGATCGgtgatcatcaccatcaccatcggcACGGGGCCTCATCTGGCGCGCACCACTCGCTgctccatcatcaccaccgtcAGGCGTACACGACCGACAACATCCCAGCGCTTGCCATCCATAGTGTTACGAACCATGCGGCCAGCATCATACAGCAGCAGAACGCGAGCAACAGTGCGAAGAATGCGAAAAAGTTCTCGCTTGTGCAGGCCTTCGTACCGTCGTTCGTTTTCGTCGTGGTGGTGCTGATCGTGTCCGCGATCTATATCCTCGAAACCGACTCGGAGCTGTTTGCATCGATGCGCAACTGGCCGGAGATGATCTGTTTGCGCTACCAGTACTATCAGCCGTTGAAGGAGTTTTTGGCGAAAAAGTTTGGTGccatattttga
- the LOC126565470 gene encoding uncharacterized protein LOC126565470 gives MIITTLMALHVLSVYADVLANAETIKFFKIDRITNCEPVDEYPVIMLPQYGVTNKPNENLFNCTLRIKERIEGPLKYNASIKRCEMDLSKCEFFNTIETEELCEYFNDTGFNERFLNSISQPLTCPTKPGDYLFINNKWDLSAVVNLPGSAYRWNIVTTVSQVATGREIYCTELMARIMVIRKKTNRIKH, from the exons ATGATTATCACTACGCTTATGGCACTGCACGTGCTGAGTGTGTACGCGGACGTTCTAGCTAATGCGGAAACGATAAAGTTCTTCAAAATAGACCGCATCACCAACTGCGAACCTGTCGATGAGTACCCCGTAATAATGTTACCGCAGTATGGCGTTACCAACAAACCGAATGAGAATTTATTCAACTGCACACTACGCATAAAAGAACGAATTGAGGGTCCTTTGAAG TACAACGCGAGCATTAAACGCTGTGAGATGGATCTTTCAAAGTGTGAATTTTTCAACACAATAGAAACGGAAGAACTGTGCGAATATTTTAACGACACGGGATTTAACGAACGGTTCTTGAACAGCATTTCGCAACCATTAACGTGTCCAACCAAGCCGGGAGACTATCTGTTCATAAACAATAAGTGGGATCTGTCAGCGGTCGTCAATCTGCCGGGTAGTGCTTACCGGTGGAATATTGTAACTACCGTGTCGCAAGTGGCAACAGGACGAGAAATTTATTGTACCGAACTGATGGCAAGAATTATGGTGATTAGGAAGAAAACTAACAGGATAAAACATTGA
- the LOC126564415 gene encoding FERM domain-containing protein 5 isoform X3, which translates to MLYQQLKRDLRHGRLYCSAGEAAALGALIVQDELGDYDAETHTGEYVSSLKIALRQSEPLEKKAMELHQKREPGQEPVAVYDEFVGIARSLETYGIDPHPVKDHRGTQLYLGINFSGISTFAAGRRTQHFRWPEVHKINFEGKMFIIHLAYSEDRREVKKHTVGFKCPSGAACRYVWRCSIEQMLFFTLPTSQHASVVSGGGFFSWGTKFRYSGRTERELMSEALQALRQQKLNNTSPSKRKAQSVPATPSSPQGDLAEIRKSRYSSLPRSTMSEPLGGCGDHMASSVYCTDNPLPTLETVSEEARKTNGESNDHLSDYYFRDSFDHSSSESGFTAAANSANAIGDHHHHHRHGASSGAHHSLLHHHHRQAYTTDNIPALAIHSVTNHAASIIQQQNASNSAKNAKKFSLVQAFVPSFVFVVVVLIVSAIYILETDSELFASMRNWPEMICLRYQYYQPLKEFLAKKFGAIF; encoded by the exons ATGCTGTACCAACAGCTGAAGCGCGATCTTCGGCATGGCCGTTTGTACTGTTCTGCTGGCGAGGCGGCGGCCCTAGGAGCGCTTATAGTACAAG ATGAGCTTGGTGATTACGATGCGGAAACACACACCGGTGAGTACGTGTCGTCGCTCAAGATTGCCCTGCGACAGTCGGAGCCGCTGGAAAAGAAAGCCATGGAACTGCATCAGAAGCGCGAACCGGGCCAGGAACCGGTCGCCGTGTACGATGAGTTTGTCGGTATCGCGCGCAGCTTAGAAACGTACGGTATCGATCCACATCCGGTGAAGGATCACCGTGGTACACAGCTTTACCTGGGAATTAACTTTTCCGGCATCAGCACGTTTGCGGCGGGACGTAGAACTCAGCACTTTCGCTGGCCCGAGGTCCACAAGATAAACTTCGAGGGCAAGATGTTCATTATCCATCTAGCGTATTCGGAGGATCGGAGAGAAGTG AAAAAGCACACTGTAGGATTTAAGTGTCCGTCGGGCGCGGCCTGCCGGTACGTGTGGCGATGCTCCATCGAGCAGATGTTGTTCTTTAC TCTTCCAACTAGCCAACACGCCTCCGTTGTTTCCGGGGGTGGATTTTTCTCTTGGGGTACCAAATTTCGCTACTCGGGCCGTACCGAGCGGGAACTGATGTCGGAAGCACTGCAGGCCCTCCGCCAGCAGAAGCTCAACAATACCAGCCCGAGCAAAAGGAAAGCGCAAAGTGTCCCAGCGACGCCCTCGAGTCCTCAGGGTGATTTGGCGGAAATCCGTAAGTCCC GATATAGTAGCCTTCCAAGATCGACCATGTCGGAACCGCTGGGCGGTTGCGGCGATCATATGGCATCGTCCGTGTACTGCACAGACAATCCACTGCCAACGCTAGAGACTGTCTCGGAGGAGGCGCGCAAAACGAACGGTGAGAGTAACGATCACCTGTCCGATTACTACTTCCGCGATTCGTTCGACCACTCGTCGTCCGAGTCGGGCTTTACGGCGGCGGCCAACAGTGCAAACGCGATCGgtgatcatcaccatcaccatcggcACGGGGCCTCATCTGGCGCGCACCACTCGCTgctccatcatcaccaccgtcAGGCGTACACGACCGACAACATCCCAGCGCTTGCCATCCATAGTGTTACGAACCATGCGGCCAGCATCATACAGCAGCAGAACGCGAGCAACAGTGCGAAGAATGCGAAAAAGTTCTCGCTTGTGCAGGCCTTCGTACCGTCGTTCGTTTTCGTCGTGGTGGTGCTGATCGTGTCCGCGATCTATATCCTCGAAACCGACTCGGAGCTGTTTGCATCGATGCGCAACTGGCCGGAGATGATCTGTTTGCGCTACCAGTACTATCAGCCGTTGAAGGAGTTTTTGGCGAAAAAGTTTGGTGccatattttga
- the LOC126564415 gene encoding FERM domain-containing protein 5 isoform X2: MFKSRSEGNVVYKCTVRLLEDLDVLECEFQPHHKGSFLLDYVCEQLEITEKDYFGLRFVDSAKQRHWLDLAKTIIKQVKDVDPLVLSFRVKFYPADPLRLTNNGKLMLYQQLKRDLRHGRLYCSAGEAAALGALIVQDELGDYDAETHTGEYVSSLKIALRQSEPLEKKAMELHQKREPGQEPVAVYDEFVGIARSLETYGIDPHPVKDHRGTQLYLGINFSGISTFAAGRRTQHFRWPEVHKINFEGKMFIIHLAYSEDRREVKKHTVGFKCPSGAACRYVWRCSIEQMLFFTLPTSQHASVVSGGGFFSWGTKFRYSGRTERELMSEALQALRQQKLNNTSPSKRKAQSVPATPSSPQGDLAEIRYSSLPRSTMSEPLGGCGDHMASSVYCTDNPLPTLETVSEEARKTNGESNDHLSDYYFRDSFDHSSSESGFTAAANSANAIGDHHHHHRHGASSGAHHSLLHHHHRQAYTTDNIPALAIHSVTNHAASIIQQQNASNSAKNAKKFSLVQAFVPSFVFVVVVLIVSAIYILETDSELFASMRNWPEMICLRYQYYQPLKEFLAKKFGAIF, encoded by the exons ATGTTCAAGAGCCGCAGCGAAGGCAATGTTGTTTACAAGTGTACCGTTCGACTGCTGGAGGATCTCGATGTCCTGGAGTGTGAGTTTCAG CCACACCATAAGGGTAGTTTTCTCCTGGACTACGTCTGCGAGCAGCTGGAAATCACCGAAAAGGATTATTTTGGGCTACGATTTGTCGACTCCGCAAAGCAGAGG CATTGGCTGGATCTGGCAAAAACTATAATCAAACAAGTCAAAG ATGTGGATCCACTCGTGCTTTCATTTCGTGTCAAATTTTATCCGGCCGATCCCCTACGGCTAACCAACAATGGGAAACTGATGCTGTACCAACAGCTGAAGCGCGATCTTCGGCATGGCCGTTTGTACTGTTCTGCTGGCGAGGCGGCGGCCCTAGGAGCGCTTATAGTACAAG ATGAGCTTGGTGATTACGATGCGGAAACACACACCGGTGAGTACGTGTCGTCGCTCAAGATTGCCCTGCGACAGTCGGAGCCGCTGGAAAAGAAAGCCATGGAACTGCATCAGAAGCGCGAACCGGGCCAGGAACCGGTCGCCGTGTACGATGAGTTTGTCGGTATCGCGCGCAGCTTAGAAACGTACGGTATCGATCCACATCCGGTGAAGGATCACCGTGGTACACAGCTTTACCTGGGAATTAACTTTTCCGGCATCAGCACGTTTGCGGCGGGACGTAGAACTCAGCACTTTCGCTGGCCCGAGGTCCACAAGATAAACTTCGAGGGCAAGATGTTCATTATCCATCTAGCGTATTCGGAGGATCGGAGAGAAGTG AAAAAGCACACTGTAGGATTTAAGTGTCCGTCGGGCGCGGCCTGCCGGTACGTGTGGCGATGCTCCATCGAGCAGATGTTGTTCTTTAC TCTTCCAACTAGCCAACACGCCTCCGTTGTTTCCGGGGGTGGATTTTTCTCTTGGGGTACCAAATTTCGCTACTCGGGCCGTACCGAGCGGGAACTGATGTCGGAAGCACTGCAGGCCCTCCGCCAGCAGAAGCTCAACAATACCAGCCCGAGCAAAAGGAAAGCGCAAAGTGTCCCAGCGACGCCCTCGAGTCCTCAGGGTGATTTGGCGGAAATCC GATATAGTAGCCTTCCAAGATCGACCATGTCGGAACCGCTGGGCGGTTGCGGCGATCATATGGCATCGTCCGTGTACTGCACAGACAATCCACTGCCAACGCTAGAGACTGTCTCGGAGGAGGCGCGCAAAACGAACGGTGAGAGTAACGATCACCTGTCCGATTACTACTTCCGCGATTCGTTCGACCACTCGTCGTCCGAGTCGGGCTTTACGGCGGCGGCCAACAGTGCAAACGCGATCGgtgatcatcaccatcaccatcggcACGGGGCCTCATCTGGCGCGCACCACTCGCTgctccatcatcaccaccgtcAGGCGTACACGACCGACAACATCCCAGCGCTTGCCATCCATAGTGTTACGAACCATGCGGCCAGCATCATACAGCAGCAGAACGCGAGCAACAGTGCGAAGAATGCGAAAAAGTTCTCGCTTGTGCAGGCCTTCGTACCGTCGTTCGTTTTCGTCGTGGTGGTGCTGATCGTGTCCGCGATCTATATCCTCGAAACCGACTCGGAGCTGTTTGCATCGATGCGCAACTGGCCGGAGATGATCTGTTTGCGCTACCAGTACTATCAGCCGTTGAAGGAGTTTTTGGCGAAAAAGTTTGGTGccatattttga